From a single Candidatus Binataceae bacterium genomic region:
- the atpH gene encoding ATP synthase F1 subunit delta has product MKSSRVAKRYARALLGLSDDRALLETWGAELERLARIADAPEVAHGLASPEVSHEARISAMAKIAERLELSYPLRSLAVVVARHGRIADLAAVSQSYQDQLDLLLGRARATLTFAREPGVQDTEAVVRGLEAMIRKTVIATVKVDQSLLGGVVAELEGKIYDGSLATRLGEAARRLAG; this is encoded by the coding sequence ATGAAGAGTTCGCGAGTCGCCAAGCGCTACGCGCGCGCGCTGCTCGGACTCTCCGACGATCGCGCGCTGCTCGAAACCTGGGGCGCCGAACTCGAACGCCTCGCGCGCATCGCGGACGCTCCTGAAGTTGCCCACGGTCTCGCCTCGCCCGAGGTCTCGCACGAGGCGCGCATCTCCGCGATGGCGAAGATCGCCGAGCGGCTGGAATTGAGCTACCCGCTGCGCTCGCTCGCGGTGGTGGTCGCGCGCCACGGCCGGATCGCCGATCTGGCCGCGGTCTCGCAGTCTTACCAGGACCAGCTCGACCTGCTGCTTGGGCGCGCGCGCGCCACCCTGACATTCGCCCGCGAGCCGGGCGTGCAGGATACCGAGGCGGTGGTGCGGGGGCTCGAAGCGATGATACGCAAGACCGTGATCGCGACGGTCAAGGTTGACCAATCATTGCTCGGCGGCGTCGTCGCCGAGCTGGAGGGAAAAATCTACGACGGCAGCCTGGCCACGCGGCTGGGCGAAGCCGCCCGCCGGCTGGCGGGCTGA